The Drosophila biarmipes strain raj3 chromosome 2L, RU_DBia_V1.1, whole genome shotgun sequence genome has a window encoding:
- the LOC108033975 gene encoding opsin Rh5, whose amino-acid sequence MHLNGPSGPQALVNDSSGDGGVFPMGHGYPVEYQHLVHSHWRGFREAPIYYHAGFYIAYVVLMISNLFGNGLVIWIFSTSKSLRTPSNLLILNLAIFDLFMCTNMPHYLLNATVGYIVGGDLGCDIYALNGGISGMGASITNAFIAFDRYKTISNPIDGRLSYGQIVLSIIFTWLWATPFSVLPLFQIWGRYQPEGFLTTCSFDYLTNTDDNRLFVRTIFVWSYVIPMTMILVSYYKLFTHVRVHEKMLAEQAKKMNVKSLSANANADSMSVELRIAKAALIIYMLFILAWTPYSVVALIGCFGEQQLITPFVSMLPCLACKSVSCLDPWVYATSHPKYRLELERRLPWLGIREKQATSGSSGGQESVASVSGDTLALSVQN is encoded by the exons ATGCACCTCAACGGCCCAAGCGGGCCACAGGCCCTTGTAAACGACAGCTCTGGCGATGGAGGAGTGTTCCCCATGGGACACGGATATCCGGTGGAATACCAACATCTGGTGCACTCCCACTGGCGGGGATTCAGAGAAGCTCCCATCTATTATCATGCTGGATTTTACATTGCCTATGTCGTCCTCATGATATCAAATCTTTTCGGAAATGGATTGGTCATCTGGATATTCTCTAC ATCGAAATCCCTGCGAACACCCTCCAACCTGCTGATTCTCAACCTGGCTATTTTCGACCTGTTCATGTGCACCAATATGCCCCACTATCTGCTGAACGCCACAGTTGGCTACATTGTGGGTGGAGACCTGGGCTGCGATATATACGCTTTGAACGGAGGCATCTCCGGCATGGGGGCTTCCATAACGAATGCCTTTATTGCATTCGATCGGTACAAGACGATTTCCAACCCAATTGACGGTCGATTGAGCTATGGCCAAATTGTGCTGTCGATAATATTCACCTGGTTGTGGGCTACGCCGTTTTCGGTACTGCCACTGTTTCAGATCTGGGGACGCTATCAGCCGG AGGGCTTCCTGACCACCTGCTCCTTTGATTACCTGACCAACACGGACGACAACCGGCTGTTTGTGCGCACGATCTTCGTGTGGTCCTATGTGATTCCGATGACCATGATCCTGGTGTCCTACTACAAGCTCTTCACCCACGTGCGCGTGCACGAGAAGATGCTGGCGGAGCAGGCCAAGAAGATGAACGTCAAATCGTTGTCGGCTAATGCAAATGCGGATAGCATGAGTGTGGAGCTCCGAATCGCCAAGGCGGCCCTGATCATCTACATGCTGTTCATCCTGGCCTGGACCCCGTACTCGGTGGTGGCGCTCATCGGATGCTTTGGCGAGCAGCAGCTCATCACGCCCTTCGTCTCGATGCTACCCTGTCTGGCCTGCAAGTCGGTGTCCTGCCTGGATCCCTGGGTTTACGCCACCAGCCATCCGAAGTATCGTCTGGAGCTGGAGCGCCGCCTCCCCTGGTTGGGCATCCGCGAGAAACAGGCCACATCCGGCTCATCTGGCGGCCAGGAGAGTGTGGCCAGTGTCAGCGGCGACACGTTGGCTCTAAGTGTGCAAAACTAA